DNA sequence from the Xyrauchen texanus isolate HMW12.3.18 chromosome 35, RBS_HiC_50CHRs, whole genome shotgun sequence genome:
TGGCTTTCTTGCCTTTTGCTATTTAGCAGGTGAAGAAGAGTGCGGAATGCTGTGAGTACATTTGAGCAGACCATGTCAATGACAAAACAAGCTAATTTACATTTTGTAGCATGCATTGATGAATCTAATGggcttatttttttgtaatatagtTAAAATAATAGGACACCTTAAAAAGGAACATCCtgacattatttattcacccacatgtcgttccaaacctgaatgcGGTTATttccgcttttctactgtttcatctgcatgtaatttacctgttgctgctggcacctagctataGTCTGTGTTTGTggcctgctagttttttagcatcgcttatatatctgttttcagcctttaatccttaacatctgccatttttaagcacgcatcgggttTTCCCTCGTATTATTATCTTATCGTGATTTAACTGTGCGCATATTCCACCTACATCCACGTTCTATTTTTattgcgattaaactgcgtgcattttgtTCAgtgcgcacccgttttttctcctctgcggtacacagataatagcatcgatctcaaagcaccacttatcaagaacaaccaattacatcaaacaattgcgtgagggatttaCAACAATCTCAACCCCTCACCGCTcgggaacaaccaacaacaaacaatttgcagtaagtcatggcatccgctcatgttatttattcctgcattgcatgtcacatgtttacaatagcctcctccgtcagcagtgagggatttacatgtgataaatataaagaattagtcaggctgatggagaaggttcaTGAGTTAGAGActtgcatccgaacgctagtggaggtcagtgagaaagagaagccggtagatactgtttcggatgcgattagtacagagagcaacatacataCTTTGGTTCCGGccgtagagcccctgcagcagggcatttgggtgacatactcactcagcaaagagacaccactctcccgttcctgttagggtttccaatcaattctccccactcagtgatacactgagaatcatgttgaaagagcccttgttattggcgattctattgtaaggaacgtggaaatagagactccagccactgttaattgcattttgggGGCAAGAGCGTCTgatatcaaatcaaatttacaagtgctggctaatgctaaatatagatttctaaaattgttatccatgtcggcactaacgatgtctggtTTCACCAGTCgaagatcactaaagataatgttaaagaggtgtgcaaatttgcaaaaacgatgtcgaTGCTCgttgtggtgacgaggtttatagtagattagtgtcactgaatggctggatgtctaagtggtgtctgaagaataaaataggatttatagacaattggaagagtttgtggggtagacctgacctgctaaagagagacggactccatccctccaggggaggaggtgttgctacaatttacagttaagtttttggtgttactcagaggacaggaaataaatgtaagtatttttaactaataatgcttaatgcgacactgtcagatataaataaaaaaatctctgtcgtcttttgtccttgctacaatgtatagatcacccgggccttattctgatttccttggtgaattatcaaattttttatcagatcttgtagttactgtagatagagttttaattgttggtgacttcaacattcacatagataatgaaaatgatacatttggactagcatttatcgatattctcaactctcttggagtcagacaaaatgtaacaggaccaactcatcgccataaacatgcgctagatttaattctgtcatatggagatgatgttgataatatagaaattctgcagcagagcgatgacatctgtccagcaagatcaatgaATAAacatcaattggttcaaaatgcagcagccagagtgctaacgagaaccaagaaatatgatcatattagccccattttatcatcgttacattggctacctgttaaattccatattaattttaaaattatgttaactacgtacaaagctttgaatggtctagctccgcagtacttaagtgaccttctaccacgctatgttccatcacgttcattacgatcgcaaaattctggcctgttaatagttcctagaatatcaaaatccacaaaaaggaggtagatccttttcatatttggctcctaaactccCTAACAATGTTCgaaatgcagacacactccctcagtttaagtctagactaaagactcatctatttagccaggcatacacctaatttatcctccaacccacaattaggctgctttagttgggtctgctggaaccagaaaccagaaacattgaatataactctgcaataaattgaatggcatctttgcttatattattttatttgtttccctgtctcaacctcgggacttctatcctgaggtcaccagaaccggctggatccagcacatTTCCTGCTTTgcgttggactccactgctacgtgtcgctgaataatgatgaataaatgcagctggtgccagccaaacatcacttcagtctattatgatggacttcagaggatgaactgatgacaactccaaccataagacatgggattcttcatatgccattgtctgaaccttggatttaggatggaccacaccgaacctcaccgaaattactggccCAACatattctcacaccccaactcgtaacatacggacgctagggcaggaccccttggcgtcgcttattaacgcgccgggtgtacctttggcgtcattttacgacgtgttcggttttgaaacataaaaaaccagttggagggccattgtagtgtattccttttgatttttattgattgcTGTCTCGACTCTtgacccattcgcggcgtgagcttacccgagacgtgacatttcaacgctacacgctccggttcggagatatgtaGAACGGCGTCATTTTACAGCGTGTCCggtgttttaaacataaaaaaacagttggagggccattgcagcctattccttttgattgttatttatcacggtctcgactctccacccgttcgcggcgtgagcttacccaagacatgacatttcaacgctacacgctccggttcgcggagatacatagaagtctatgggactgcccTGCGCCTCGAAAAAttacgccaaaggtatacccggcgcgtcattatgtgacgaaactgcccgaagTGTCCGTATGTGtcgagtcggggtgagaatgtgttgactggccaggttgaactgcgtttcacatccctgatctctgcctgcatcacctctgtctattgatggactacgatcttgaaatggaatgcatagactaacaattgccaacaaaagcattcatcagccaattaacaaggacaattgcacctatgtgaacttctgcagttaatccaggatggacttcaaagacattggtcattaatcttacagttcaaacaaaatgtatgttcaaacactgacccttaacacttacttaatttaataattttaaaccatgactttaactatacataataatatttacattatattcatgatgttagccagaggggaactggcccccacagcgagtctggtttctcccaaggctatttttctccattaatcaacaacttatggagttttgtgttccttgccacagttgctttcagcttgctcaatAACTGGGGTTAAtaactggggttattaatacaattaatatttaattacttatttttaaacatgataaacaatcatattttatctaattacacaatgatgattcatcgacattatagacattacagttttatcgtctgttaatgctgatcttctgtaaagctgctttgaaacgatgtgtgttgtgaaaggtgatatacaaataaaattgacttgacttgactatttctTTCAGAGGAACAAATCAGAAGAGTTTTTATGCAGCTCTTTCCATGCAATGACAGTTCAAAATaaccagaagaaaaaaatttgccatttttgtcatccATCGTCTGGATACAAAAAAGGACTGTGAGCTTAGGTGGAGGGTAaaattatcagtaaataattacttttggCCTGTTCCTTAAACAACTGTATGGGTCAAATTATATTATGGTTtctgaaaacttggaatatagcatgtgCGAATATTgtgtttctgtgctttttggagcttgacagacaagGTCACTGTGAATTGTTGTCTTATGGATAGAGCTGTGGAAATATTCAAACATTCTTATTTGTTGTTAATGGGAAAAGAATAACAGTAtttaagtttggaacaacatgagggtgagtaaattatggcagaatttgaccaaaatttaacattttgggaTAACCTTTTCAATCAGAGTCAATGGAGTTGCTTATCtgcacaaaacacaaacagtcTGACCAGAGCAGTATCAAGAGCACATGCTGAGGTTTTCAATAAGATCCATTGCTCTCTTTCAAACCACTGTTAAATGATTTACTGATGACCAATATATATCAGCCTTGAAGCACCAGGCAAGATAGTTTtacattatgttatgttatagtATATTGATTTTAACATCTCTGCTGAGCTTCCTCATTATACACCTTTAtaggtatatatatttttaatggagAGGTTTATACCTCTCCATTAAAAATCCACATAAAAACCAGCCAATTTGAAGTGTACCATCACAGTACAGTCAGGCCAATACAATGCCAGGGATTTCTTACAGAGGTAGCATATTGAATGTCTTTCCAGATGGACGTCTCCCTTGAGAGATCAGACACTTCAAACAGATTGTCCAATGTGACCTCCCCAATTACATCGTGCCTTGAGAACCGGTCAAAGTCAAAAACGCTGAGATGGAGTTTCCTGACAGGCAGCTCATCATAGGGTACAGGAAACTGGAAGGACTCATCAAATGTTGGGTTGAGCGTTTTGCGATGGACTCGTGTCTGAAACTTCTGCTTGCGATCTGGTAGCAGGTAGATCTTGACATAAGGGTCAGAACTGCCACAAAGATCCTTAGCTGGTAGATCAAAGGCCTTGAGTATCTTGACGagtaaaatctcattctcataatCATAGCATAGAGAAAAATTTATCTTCCCACAGTTTTTGGCACTTTGACTATTGCCTGAATCTTCGTTCTCTGTCGTCGTCTGCTTGTAGAGTTCAGGTTTGATGCGGCCGATGCTGGTTGGCTGCTCATCCACATCATAGTCATTCCCCAGGTCCAGACTGCCTACCTGCATCTGACGGTTCAGGTGACGTTTGAAGGAGCTATGCCTGGAAAAATAATATAAAGGAGAGAAATGGAGAGACAGAGTAAAAATAAGTGAGTTTAGGCGAAATACTGTTTGGAGAAAGTTGGATTATTGTTAAATGATGACAGTTAGAAGCTATGCAACTTAGGCAGATGCCAATAATGACAAGTTGTGAGACGATTTATTCATCATCATATTTGTTAATGGTAATGTTCATGGTAATGTTATTACATTACAATGGTTGATTTAAAAgagattaaatataaaaattctgtcatcattaatttaCCCTCAAGCTGTTCCAAACCTGAGGAACACAGCAAGATGTTAAGCAGATTCACAACCTCATATAACATGCACTGTCTTTGTGTCATGATTTCTACACAATtaatggtttggaacaatatgaggttgagaaaattatgacagaatttttatttcttggtgaattatccctttaaagatatttgttttcttttgtacaaTAAAAAACTTTGGTACTATGATGAGTCACAATTTTAATGTCCAATCTGAGTCATGAAGCTGATACCTGCATGTTTGAAAGCCTGAACTACAACCCAATGAAATATATATGAATGCTATAAGACTAGAATCCTATTGACTGAATTTACAATGGCTCATAACTCTAGACCAGGGTTTCCCAAACGGCGTTTGTGAAAGAGTATGGAGATACCGTATGAAAATATTTCCGTCATTTACAGATTTTTAAAAACATGgataattcaaaatgtttttggtcatttgacaaataaaaaaaaataaaaaagaaagaacacaacTTAAAACAAGCACTTCAATGTTCCTTTTAGCCAACCTTGCATCAGTGCCATTATCTCACCGTCGATTGCAGGAGAGCGCACACACTTGTGCGTGcaggaagagaggaagagagagagagtgagagagatagagagagagctcTCATGCAACTGACTGATGGTGAGAAAATGCCACTGTTAATGCAAAAGTAAGTTAAGCTCTACTCTCTATTAAACAGTATAACGTAACATAATTACTTTCATGATCAGCAACACAATCATGTTTATAAAGTAACCTTCATTAACCTGACATTGTTTTCCCTGTAGTCCTGAAAAGCACAAGATGAAAGCTGTACCTCCTTGGCATGTAACATTAACCGTTTGTGTGTTCTATTCACTGCCGAACCGACCAGTTGACGGATTCTTCTGATGGGTCTTAAAGGTGTCATATATGTGCCACCTACTATTTTGTTGCACGGCTGACAAAACTTTAAATATAGGCTAATgtataattttcttaaaaatataagtataatgtttaatttcttaagaatatttttagaagtaaGGGGGACATGACCCCCACACTTTTTTTTTGCTGTAGTAAATTGTACTACTGCGATACTGTCTATGATTGGGATAGAAATgccaatggtaaaaaaaaaataataattttttttataaaaattaataaagtAAAGAACAATAGATAATAGTACATGTtcattatataacaataataagaaaaataaacatgtaaaatgaATTATAATTTGAAAGGTTAACATTACTTTAAATATCAGGGGTTACTTCAAGTAATTCAATTAGGTCAAAGGGGTTCTTATTGGGCAAAAGATTCATGACAATTAATTTTGAGTGAACAAGTACTGTGCCTTAATTAAGTGTCCTGGAACTATTTCCAATTAATCAAGTATGCATGAGCAACACATTTCTGGAGTCCAGGTTCTACATTTTTGCATCGTCAGCAATAAACTTTTCAAATTTCCAAACTTGCAAATGTTGTTTTGTCAGAAGATTACACTTCACCTGCCCTGTAATATCCATGAGACATTCTTCTGTTATGAGCTACTTGTGATTGATGGTGCCTTTAGAGGCCTTTCTTACTGAAAGTATTTTGTCACTTCCAGCTTGCAAATAGAGGGAAGTACTAGATCTAGTTATATGCAGGTATGGTGGTCTGACTTAAAATGAGTTCtgactttgtgtgtttgtgtcagagaTGGTTACGAGTCTTTTATCTGAAGTCTgagtcatatatatttatatatactcaAAAATTATaagttattataattttatgatcTTTGAAATATATGGGATACTAATAAGATTCTACctaaacttatttattttatttaattttatgatttCACTGACTTAACTTATCTTGTACTGTCTTTCTCAAGGTCACTTGTCTCACTGTCTTTTTCAACAAGGCTCAGAACACGCACACAAGCAATGCAATATGACATATCATATGCAATGCGATGTAATGCAATATCATCAGGGTCCAATCGATCATGACACACGGGGAAATGTGACGCAGATGTCATAAAACCATACAATTTAGGTTAAAAGACTTGAGTAGTTTTTGAAATATTCCCCACTCCTTTGTGttgagtcaagtctgaagtcattttaggtcgAGTCTGGAATCGAATCTGAAGTCTATAAAAATGTGACTCAAGTGCAACTTGAGTTGGAGTCTATAACTGTAGTCCCCATTTCTGGATTGTGTGGTTTCATTCAGAGATGTTTGGCTCAGAGTCTGCATTGCCTTCAGGTGTATACATGTCAGTGTTTGaatgaaatgtgtaaatgtgtttatgtgtgactATATATGACTGCAGGAACAGGAGTCTGTTCCATTACGCATATTTATAAGATACATGTTtgagggtgtttcttcaactgtgGTCACTTTTAAACAACAggttgataaataaataataataaaaaacacatttaaacttaaACTGTAAGTTTTCAATCAATCATCAAATATGAATTGCTACATTCCATTTAAAAAACTGTGAAAATCTAAAGGAAGCCTTATTAACCATTTCAATATTCATGGTGTGAAAATAATTGACATAATTCTTTAcacaaattacaacaacaattttGCCATTaatcaaaagttagtgtacttggtTATCAAGGAGccaaaagtgtcagtgaaaagcacattttaaatgaaatatgatATGTGATCTATgaagaaaaagtaaaagaaaatccagtaaaaaaatcactttaattttaattcttaattgaactaaataattttgtcaaaatatgcAAAAAGTGTCAAAATCTTATTTAACTGtgtatttagaaacataaaaagcTTGCCATGAAATTACCCTTTGCAAGACAAAGCAGTCTGCCATGTTATTccaaaaaattttaaatgaaatttccATTACCATCATTTCACCACAGAACGCTATTAAACACAATCCATAATTtcagatgtggtggaaatgacattgtggtgaaaatgtttgtgatgtttcagaaaaatgaaaaaaaatttataaagtgAGAGTCTGAAAAGTGTGTCTTAAGATGTGCACTTCTTTTCTAAAAGTTCACATGgccaaaagtgcccatagttgaGGAAACATCCTTAAatatgtgtgagaatgtgtgtgtgttcctgcatGCATTTTGGATCTGTTACCTGGTGGATGATGCTGGTTCGGTGGTCTGTCTCTGCATGCGCTGCGTACGGCGCAAAAAGTGCTCCCTCATTGAGAGCTGTACCTCAGCAGGGATGTCAGGAGATGAGCGGCTTATTTTAACAGCTGCCTCCAGAAAGCCCATCGACGCCATGGGATACTTTTCCTTCTCAGTCGCCATAGCGACCTCAGATGGCTGAGGACTCGGCAGGAGAGATGGTAACTGAAGTGAGAGGTAGTCGTCTGGGGCGAGGGCCGCAGAACTGGATGAGAGGGCTTTGTTCCTCCAAGGAACCCAGCACAGCTTCCAGGAGACCAGTGCAGCAAGTAACAGCAGTGCCAATCCACACGCTATTATCACACCGATAGGGAGGCCAGCAGTGATGTCTAAAGCCAGGCGGAAGTTATGGGCCACAATATGGACAAACAGATGGTCAAAACAGTGAGACAAGCAGAAAGTGAAATTAGTCCAAGAGGGGTCAAATGAgtaatgacatttatttatatcACATAGAAATATAAATATGGGGTGGAATTCACAAAGTATTGATTTTTGCCTATAAATTTGCGCTGTTTATTTGTACATGCTATCTGCTCTGCTTTAGCACAAACATTTTGCAAACACCATGGAGTAATGGCTCAAACACCCAAGTACTGTACGCATTTTGCATGGTGCAATTTCCGATCTTGTGGGTCGGTTCTGAATGCTTTGTTATGGAGGATGCAACAGACTACCTTGATCTGGCATACTTGAATGGGACTGAATGGCATCACTCCACCACTGTGATGCAggctagaggttgaccgatagtggactTTGCTGGTACCGATAACTAAGAAGCTGTAAGAAAGCCAAAAACCGATGGAaaagcagaatttttttcttattaaatcCCAGATTGGGCAATTTAAATCCCAATTACCAGAAAGAAGAATAAATAAATTGGTGCAAAATACAGGAATTTTACCTATGCATAAATGCTAAATTGGTCAACCTCTAAAGCAGGCACCTGAATCTGCACTTTAAAATGCAGCACTCATCTATATCGCATACCTAAATATATGCCCAGTAATAATACACTTCTCTATTATTTGATCATCGTTTTATGAATTACTGCTGTCATGATCAAAAGAAActgtacaaaatgtacaaaaacatcaCTTTTTACTGTCTGCTTTTCATTGGTGGTAAAAGCATGACGTAAATTGTGCAGAAAATAGAGTTTTAAATGAGACACAATCTCAAAAGCTAAAATTCAAAAGTGGGACTGAAATTAAAATATGACAGCACTAGTTGAGTGAATTTAGCTCCAGATTAAGTTGGACAGAGtttggttagtgaataagatgcgtGTTTTGTGCTGAAATATTGCATACAAAAGAGGCGCAACAGTTTAGTGAATTCGCCCTCATGGGGTTCATTTACTGTAACGCTTTGTGAATCAGAGAATGTGAATCAGAGACCCACATAGTGTTCTCACAATTCACACAGAACAGAAACCATCCAATGTAATTATAGTTATCGCAAATACTGCAAACTACAAGCTTATAATCTGTTTTCAAAGGAACAATGCTAGCAGAAGACGTTTCTGCAATATTAAATGCTCTCACTGAGAAGTGTTCCACCCATGAATGTCTCTTATGCATGTAGGCGGAAAGGGGGCTCAAACTCATTTCATCACGATTACAGAGAATTTGCTTGGAACAGAACAAATAGACTGGAGATGCTCCCAGACTGCTGACAACTACAgtgtaaacattaatttaaaataaaagggTGGGGGGAAGAGAGATCTGTCATTTTGTGTGGGAGCACTATAGAAATATAGGTTCTATAGGTTTTATCACAGTAATATTGAGACAATGCAGGAATTAATTTTAATTGATCTGAAATGTGTTTGCACAGTGAGAAATACTGATTATGTTTTTTCCCTAACATTTGTGAGAATGTTTTCCCCCTACTGCTTTGActggtttgatttatttgagATCATGCATGCTGATATCTCCCAGGGCTTCCTGAGGAATGCAGAATGTGTCCTTGCTCAAATGGAATATAAATCTCTTCTGACAGTTCAAAGAGCTCGGGGATAGATCTAATTTAGAGTCTTTTAGAACTTTTGTTCTTCATTCAGTTCCACGTTCCTCTGCAACTCATTTGTTATTACTTGACCACTGTAAGCACAGTAAAGAAGTTACTCAAGATGGAACACAAGGTCAGATTCCAGAATATGGAATTTCCTATGTTTTCAATGTAATATAATCTGCTTGATGAAGTCATTCAAATCCAGCAATGACATTTAAAAGCAAGGTTTTGTGTAAGgcattttgttttagtttatagtggttttattgtgttcctGAAGCTCAAGGTATAGCATGGCGCTATAgtagcaatgccaagatcatgggtttcaTTCCCAGGGTACATAATGTAAGTACTGATACACTTTTATGCTCTTGGATAAAAGCTATTGTATTTTTATCCAAAAGTGATGGATagttttaaatagcttaaaaaacatattaaacaatgttttattgaaaatgtaaaaatgcagaaagttttttgtgagggttaggtttaggtgttgtataaggtttaggggatagtctatatagtttgtacagtataaaaatccttattggaaagtcctcataatgataggtaaaccaacgtgtgtgtgtgtgtgtgtgtgtgtgtgtgtgtgtgtgtgtgtgtgtgtgtgtgtgtgtgtgtgtgtgtgtgtgtgtgtgtgtgtgtgtgtgtgtgctgtcaaGAGCTCCCAGTTCTGTAAACTGCTTTCTCTAAAGTGTCCATTTGAAGGACTCAGGGTTTATCCTGGAAGGATATTAAATTTCTAGGTCTGGGGATTTATGTGTTTAGAGGACTTTCACATGGACCCTGACATAGCTTTGCTTTTGTCATCAGAAATTATCCAGAACACAAAGTGTGGCTACCACTACTCAATCTCTGTGGTCCTTTGATCTCTAATAAGATTGGTTGAATGGGCAGATACAATTATGAGAATTACAGCAATGTAAGTGTGTGTTATTACATgttaataaataagtaataacacATGTATAGCACCCAATTTCACAGTAAACATCTGAAAATTACATATGTGTATGCATACTTGACATATTATTGTCATGTACATGACAATCATGATTTGTATGCAATAAAACATTAGTAAAGAAGTACAGAAGACATGCAGCCGTGATGTAGGGTGTTGCGTTAGCACTGGGATAGTCTTCCACCCAGTAAGATATGGGTAATGAATCTAAACAGTGTGACATTGTTACTCCCCATGGACCTGGTTGCCAGCCAGAATGATATTCAACACGGCCCTGGTTATAATAGACATGAGTCGTGCCCATAATGGTTCACAAATGCTTTCAGTCAGTCAACACAGATTTTAAAGTTGTTCAAGAAAAAGGTAAGTCTTACTGTTCCGTGTTTAGTTTAGTGGATAAAGTGATCTTAACATTTAAGTAATTTGgcctatttgtttttaaatctttagAGATAAAAGCTCTCAGTATCCCAGAGTTGAATTTAGTGCATTATCCAGACCACTCTCTGGTGGCTTTTTTCTGGtctggtctgaatagtgcactgaaggaactgatgccGCCGACTGATCATCACTGGACACTCTGCGGATCCCTTTACACAGTGGTTTATGGCGGGAACCCCAAGCCAAAACCTGCATCTTCTGCTCCCTCATCCAATCCTCCCATGGCTCCTTggtccaagccttccacggccaaTGAGCAATGCCCACGGCTGCCATGACCAACAAGCCAGCGCACACGGCCAATGAGCTAGCGTCCACAGCCAACTAGCCAGCCGCCATGCATACCATGACCAACGAGCCAGCATCTATGCCTGTGGCCTCATCCGTTCCTGTGACTATGctccacggaggtcgttccccagtcgctgccagtgctcatgaccatggaggtcaATCTACAGTTGCCTTTCCCAAGCCAACGAGCCAGCTCCTATGTCTGCCACGACCAGAGCCTACGCCCacgtctgccacggccaacgagccagcacccacgacTTCCACGGCCAATGAGTCAGCACcaacaag
Encoded proteins:
- the syt6a gene encoding synaptotagmin-6; the protein is MATEKEKYPMASMGFLEAAVKISRSSPDIPAEVQLSMREHFLRRTQRMQRQTTEPASSTRHSSFKRHLNRQMQVGSLDLGNDYDVDEQPTSIGRIKPELYKQTTTENEDSGNSQSAKNCGKINFSLCYDYENEILLVKILKAFDLPAKDLCGSSDPYVKIYLLPDRKQKFQTRVHRKTLNPTFDESFQFPVPYDELPVRKLHLSVFDFDRFSRHDVIGEVTLDNLFEVSDLSRETSIWKDIQYATSDSVDLGEIMFSLCYLPTAGRLTLTVIKCRNLKAMDITGYSDPYVKVSLICDGRRLKKKKTTTKKNTLNPTYNEAIIFDIPPESMDQVSLHISVMDYDLVGHNEIIGVCRLGCGAEGLGRDHWNETLAYPRKPIAHWHPLVETKKSEKEWKARTASFDSQGSCPSPKPPASP